From one Paractinoplanes brasiliensis genomic stretch:
- a CDS encoding helix-turn-helix domain-containing protein: protein MESHLAEPLTANRIAEAARVTPRALQAAFRRHLDTTPMAYLRRCRLDRAHRELLSADPTDGDTVGAIARRWGYLSSSHFAADYRAAYGRSPRQTLTL, encoded by the coding sequence ATCGAGTCGCACCTGGCCGAGCCGCTCACCGCGAACCGGATAGCCGAAGCCGCCCGGGTCACGCCCCGCGCGCTGCAGGCCGCGTTCCGCCGCCACCTCGACACCACCCCGATGGCTTACCTGCGCCGCTGCCGGCTCGACCGGGCCCACCGCGAACTGCTGTCCGCCGACCCCACCGACGGCGACACGGTCGGCGCGATCGCCCGCCGGTGGGGTTACCTGAGTTCGAGCCACTTCGCGGCCGACTACCGGGCCGCGTACGGCCGGTCACCCCGCCAGACCCTGACCCTCTGA
- a CDS encoding NAD(P)/FAD-dependent oxidoreductase, producing the protein MTPSFWLSTLGPVTPRPPLPGDRSYDVAIAGGGYTGLWTAYYLSQAAPSLRVAVLEAQYCGFGASGRNGGWASGLFPVSEAKLARRYGPERALAMHVALAGAVDEVGRVAAAEGIDCHYAKGGTISLARSPAQLRRARRANGFLPREEAAAICNATDVLGGVYSPDCAALHPARLVRGLASTVAERGVDIYEDTRVLSLSRGSVVTDRGTVTAGTVVRALEGYTAQLPGHRRALAPVYSLMIATEPLPASDWERIGLARRETFTDERHMIIYGQRTADDRFAFGGRGAPYHFGSRVEPSYDQVPSVFESLRRTLGGMFGIKPEIAYRWGGPLGIPRDWMPSVGLRDGLAWAGGYVGDGVAAANLAGRTLADLIAGHETERTGLPWVGHRSRPWEPEPIRWLGINAALRATTFRDALEKHPAPAR; encoded by the coding sequence ATGACGCCGTCCTTCTGGCTGAGCACCCTCGGGCCGGTGACGCCGCGACCGCCGTTGCCGGGCGACCGGTCGTACGACGTGGCCATCGCCGGGGGCGGCTACACCGGATTGTGGACGGCGTACTACCTCTCCCAGGCCGCGCCCTCGCTGCGGGTCGCGGTGCTCGAGGCGCAGTACTGCGGGTTCGGCGCGTCCGGACGCAACGGCGGATGGGCGTCCGGACTGTTCCCGGTGAGCGAGGCCAAGCTGGCGCGGCGGTACGGTCCCGAGCGCGCACTGGCGATGCATGTGGCCCTGGCCGGCGCCGTCGACGAGGTCGGGCGGGTCGCCGCCGCGGAGGGCATCGACTGCCACTACGCCAAGGGCGGGACGATCTCGCTGGCGCGCTCCCCCGCGCAGCTGCGACGGGCCCGGCGTGCCAACGGTTTCCTGCCGCGGGAGGAAGCGGCGGCGATCTGCAACGCGACCGACGTGCTCGGCGGCGTCTACAGCCCCGATTGTGCCGCCCTGCATCCCGCCCGCCTCGTACGTGGGCTTGCCTCCACCGTGGCCGAGCGCGGTGTCGACATTTACGAGGACACCAGGGTCTTGTCCCTTTCCCGCGGCTCGGTGGTGACCGATCGGGGCACCGTCACGGCCGGCACGGTGGTGCGGGCGCTCGAGGGTTACACGGCCCAGCTGCCCGGTCACCGCCGCGCGCTGGCGCCGGTCTACTCCCTGATGATCGCGACCGAGCCGCTGCCGGCCTCCGACTGGGAACGCATCGGCCTGGCCCGGCGCGAGACGTTCACCGACGAACGCCACATGATCATCTATGGCCAGCGTACGGCCGACGACCGGTTCGCCTTCGGCGGACGCGGGGCGCCCTACCATTTCGGGTCGCGCGTCGAGCCCTCGTACGACCAGGTGCCCTCGGTTTTCGAAAGTCTGCGCCGGACATTGGGTGGCATGTTCGGCATCAAACCCGAGATCGCGTACCGGTGGGGTGGCCCGCTCGGCATCCCGCGCGACTGGATGCCCAGCGTAGGGCTGCGAGACGGTCTCGCCTGGGCCGGGGGTTACGTGGGCGACGGCGTGGCGGCGGCCAACCTGGCCGGGCGTACGCTGGCCGACCTGATCGCCGGCCACGAGACCGAACGGACCGGACTGCCCTGGGTCGGCCACCGGTCCCGCCCCTGGGAACCGGAGCCGATCCGCTGGCTCGGCATCAACGCTGCGCTCCGCGCGACGACGTTTCGGGACGCCCTGGAAAAGCATCCGGCCCCCGCCCGCTGA